The following are encoded together in the Glycine soja cultivar W05 chromosome 5, ASM419377v2, whole genome shotgun sequence genome:
- the LOC114412448 gene encoding probable indole-3-acetic acid-amido synthetase GH3.1, with protein sequence MAIATCDHDKNAKALQFIEDMTQNTESVQERVLAEILSQNSQTEYLKRFELNGATDRDTFKSKVPVVSYDDLKHDIHRIANGDRSPILCAHPISEFLTSSGTSAGERKLMPTIRQEMDRRQLIFSLPMPVMNQYVTDMDKGKALIFLFTKAEQKTPSGLVARPVSASMYKSDQFKNRPYDPYNVYTSPDEAILCPDSFQSMYTQMLCGLIMRHQVLRVGANFASGLLRSIHLLQLNWAQLSHDISTGTLNPKITDPAIKQRMTQILKPDPELAEFIVKECSGENWERIIPRIWPNTKYVEVVVTGAMAQYVPTLDYYSGGLPLASNIYGSSECFFGINLNPFCNPSDVSYTIMPNMGYFEFLPQDHDDDASSSSGSSFTLSRLIDLDDVELGKSYEIVVTTYSGLCRYRVGDILRVTGFHNTAPQFSFVRRKNVLLSIDSDKTDEAELQNAVEKASVLLKEFKTSVVEYTSFADTKSIPGHYVIYWELLMKDSSNAPTTEALEQCCLTMEESLNAVYRQGRVADHSIGPLEIRVVKNGTFEELMDYAISRGASISQYKVPRCVTFTPITELLDSRVESVHFSPSEPHWTPERRR encoded by the exons ATGGCCATTGCTACTTGTGATCATGATAAGAACGCAAAGGCTTTGCAGTTCATTGAGGATATGACCCAAAACACTGAAAGTGTCCAAGAGAGGGTCCTTGCTGAGATTCTCAGCCAAAACTCCCAGACCGAATACCTGAAACGGTTTGAGCTGAATGGAGCCACAGACCGCGACACTTTCAAGTCAAAGGTTCCTGTCGTTTCCTATGATGATTTGAAGCATGATATCCATCGCATTGCTAATGGTGACCGCTCTCCTATTTTATGCGCTCACCCAATCTCCGAGTTTCTCACCAG TTCTGGAACATCTGCTGGGGAGAGAAAATTGATGCCAACCATTCGTCAAGAGATGGACCGTCGTCAATTAATTTTCAGCCTTCCCATGCCAGTGATGAATCA ATACGTGACTGATATGGACAAGGGTAAGGCTCTCATCTTCCTGTTCACCAAAGCCGAGCAGAAAACTCCGAGTGGCTTAGTGGCACGTCCAGTGTCGGCTAGCATGTACAAGAGCGACCAGTTCAAAAACAGACCCTACGACCCATACAACGTGTACACAAGCCCAGACGAAGCAATCCTCTGCCCCGATTCCTTCCAAAGCATGTACACCCAAATGCTATGCGGCCTCATCATGCGCCATCAAGTCCTCAGAGTTGGTGCAAATTTCGCCTCCGGCCTTCTCCGATCCATCCACTTGCTCCAGCTCAATTGGGCCCAACTATCCCACGACATCTCCACCggaaccctaaaccccaaaatCACTGACCCTGCCATCAAACAACGCATGACCCAAATCCTCAAACCCGACCCAGAACTTGCTGAATTCATTGTGAAAGAATGCTCAGGAGAAAACTGGGAACGCATAATCCCCAGAATCTGGCCAAACACCAAGTATGTAGAGGTGGTTGTGACCGGTGCCATGGCGCAGTATGTTCCAACTCTTGATTATTACAGCGGAGGCCTACCTCTCGCTTCCAACATATACGGATCCTCCGAGTGCTTCTTTGGGATTAACCTCAACCCATTTTGCAACCCCTCTGACGTGTCATACACCATCATGCCAAACATGGGTTACTTCGAGTTCTTGCCTCAGGATCACGATGATGATGCTTCTTCGTCTTCAGGTTCCAGTTTCACTCTGTCGCGTTTAATCGACCTTGATGATGTTGAACTCGGAAAATCCTACGAAATTGTTGTGACCACGTACTCCGGTTTATGCCGTTACCGTGTGGGCGACATTCTCCGAGTGACGGGCTTCCACAACACCGCCCCGCAGTTCAGCTTCGTGAGGAGAAAAAACGTGTTGCTGAGCATCGACTCGGACAAAACGGACGAAGCGGAGTTACAAAACGCCGTGGAGAAGGCCTCCGTGCTGTTGAAGGAGTTCAAGACGAGCGTGGTGGAGTACACGAGCTTTGCGGACACGAAGTCGATCCCGGGGCATTACGTGATTTACTGGGAGCTCTTGATGAAGGACTCTTCCAACGCTCCAACTACTGAAGCGTTGGAGCAGTGTTGTTTAACAATGGAAGAATCGCTGAACGCCGTTTATCGACAAGGTAGGGTTGCGGACCATTCTATTGGACCGTTAGAGATTCGTGTGGTGAAGAATGGAACCTTTGAGGAGCTTATGGACTACGCTATCTCACGTGGCGCGTCTATTAGCCAGTACAAGGTTCCACGGTGCGTGACCTTCACGCCCATAACGGAGTTGCTCGACTCTAGGGTTGAGTCCGTTCATTTTAGCCCCTCTGAACCACACTGGACCCCGGAACGACGTCGTTGA